A genomic region of Candidatus Neomarinimicrobiota bacterium contains the following coding sequences:
- a CDS encoding threonine synthase produces MNSPARDTALVCTFCGNDYSGGDPPTLCSCGHPLQVEIIWPGKLPTREAIDINLSSLWRYECVLSPTSEEQRITLGEGWTPFIEAGDYRGISLCFKDETKNPSGSFKDRGMAVAISKAKEYGVKEICLPSAGNAGVAAAAYGREAGVVCHVYLPGRIPHAFVKETENYGADVRLAGNTLAESALRMQEEKEAAWFDLSTLREPFRVEGKKTLGYEIAEQLGWHFPDVVIYPTGGGTGLIGMWKAFNEMRRLHWVEDELPRMVVVQSSECAPVVKAFVEGRDRCQPWKKGHTAALGLNSPDPIGGSWMLKVLRESRGTAVIVKEALIQSALDEVAQASGTNPSPEVGVAWLGFQQLTGSGWIRPGQKVVIPVTGSGERYGL; encoded by the coding sequence ATCAATAGTCCCGCCCGCGACACCGCGCTTGTCTGTACGTTCTGCGGGAACGATTATTCGGGCGGTGATCCTCCTACTCTCTGCTCATGCGGGCACCCCCTTCAGGTGGAGATCATCTGGCCAGGAAAACTCCCAACACGCGAAGCTATCGATATCAATCTGTCTTCCCTCTGGCGCTATGAGTGCGTACTGTCTCCCACAAGCGAGGAGCAGAGGATCACCCTTGGCGAGGGGTGGACCCCATTTATTGAAGCGGGTGACTACAGGGGCATTTCTCTCTGTTTCAAGGACGAAACCAAGAATCCTAGCGGCTCCTTCAAAGATCGCGGTATGGCCGTGGCCATTTCGAAAGCAAAGGAATATGGAGTAAAAGAAATATGTCTCCCTTCAGCAGGGAATGCGGGCGTTGCGGCGGCAGCCTACGGTAGAGAGGCCGGTGTTGTCTGCCACGTCTACCTGCCGGGAAGAATTCCCCATGCCTTCGTGAAGGAGACGGAAAATTACGGTGCAGATGTGAGACTCGCTGGGAACACGCTCGCAGAGTCCGCATTGAGGATGCAGGAGGAAAAAGAAGCAGCCTGGTTTGATCTGTCAACTCTGAGAGAGCCGTTCCGGGTGGAAGGAAAGAAGACGCTAGGGTATGAGATCGCGGAGCAGTTGGGTTGGCATTTCCCGGATGTGGTGATATATCCCACTGGTGGAGGTACAGGCCTCATCGGCATGTGGAAGGCATTTAACGAAATGAGACGCCTCCATTGGGTTGAGGATGAACTCCCACGCATGGTGGTGGTTCAGTCCTCGGAGTGTGCCCCGGTTGTGAAGGCGTTTGTTGAAGGGCGGGATCGATGCCAGCCATGGAAGAAAGGCCACACCGCTGCCCTCGGCCTAAATTCACCTGATCCCATTGGAGGATCATGGATGTTGAAGGTACTGCGGGAAAGCCGGGGGACAGCGGTCATCGTGAAAGAAGCGCTCATTCAATCTGCTCTGGACGAAGTGGCACAGGCGTCGGGAACAAATCCCTCCCCGGAGGTGGGAGTGGCGTGGCTGGGATTCCAACAACTTACCGGGAGTGGATGGATTCGACCAGGGCAAAAGGTTGTGATTCCCGTTACGGGAAGTGGGGAAAGATATGGGTTGTAG
- a CDS encoding radical SAM protein, with protein MRILLMSMPNAIMAFIKGARIPNLALSSLAGNLETGHKVAIADLVLCRGNLKKYLARLLKDFCPDVLGLTCFSFQYDTAIRIAKMAKELDPTVRIALGGYHPTLCYENIPEEESQYIDLIVRHEGEKTFRNLIRALEGKQDLADIPGLSYKANGEFIHNPAAGNLNLEEIALPDRTSRILFGYHAWGRPCDVIETSRGCTFDCSFCTIIKMYGRTFRRYPIERIIQDIGDAQARGAKAIFMVDDNITLNMGHLEEVCDAIIASKLNHIHYIIQASVRGISSSKKVVDKMGKAGFKTVFLGIENASDGNLEFFRKDNQVNLDRTERAVAYLRENRIIVLGATIVGNPEDTEESIWQNFHFLKKLKVDGPLFFNPTPLPMTELREETLKMGLVVNRHDFSWYMGTKANSRSYHLSPEEINRIVLEMYKRYHNFFLLAKNNVRKHYPRYFYKRLLKEGAASAWNGLTLGLGFYDRDPLRIALKRDTRRREQWLLGNLNGNCSCFNCSFARGEAAVAV; from the coding sequence ATGAGAATATTGTTGATGTCCATGCCAAATGCTATTATGGCATTCATTAAGGGTGCCAGAATCCCTAACCTTGCCCTTTCATCTCTGGCAGGAAATCTCGAAACAGGACATAAAGTCGCCATCGCCGATCTTGTTCTTTGCAGGGGGAATCTCAAGAAATATCTGGCTCGGCTTCTCAAAGATTTCTGCCCGGATGTGCTGGGTCTGACCTGTTTTAGCTTCCAGTACGATACCGCAATTCGGATCGCAAAAATGGCGAAAGAACTTGACCCCACCGTCCGGATTGCGCTGGGAGGATATCACCCAACGCTCTGCTACGAAAACATTCCGGAGGAGGAATCTCAGTACATTGACTTAATTGTTCGACATGAGGGGGAGAAAACATTCCGGAACCTAATTCGTGCCCTGGAAGGTAAACAAGATTTAGCGGATATTCCGGGCCTATCTTACAAGGCGAATGGCGAATTCATCCATAATCCTGCCGCCGGGAATCTGAACCTGGAGGAGATAGCACTTCCCGACAGAACGTCCCGAATACTGTTCGGTTACCATGCGTGGGGCCGGCCTTGTGATGTGATTGAGACCTCCCGGGGATGTACCTTCGACTGCAGCTTCTGCACCATCATCAAAATGTACGGCAGAACCTTCAGGCGTTACCCCATAGAGCGAATCATCCAGGACATCGGCGATGCTCAAGCACGTGGAGCCAAAGCCATTTTCATGGTTGACGACAACATCACTCTCAACATGGGACACCTGGAAGAGGTGTGCGATGCCATCATTGCCTCCAAATTGAACCACATCCACTACATTATTCAGGCCAGCGTACGAGGCATATCCAGCAGCAAAAAAGTTGTGGACAAGATGGGAAAGGCGGGGTTTAAGACTGTTTTTCTCGGCATAGAAAATGCAAGTGATGGAAATCTTGAGTTCTTCAGGAAAGATAATCAGGTGAATCTTGACCGGACGGAAAGGGCCGTTGCCTATCTAAGGGAGAACCGGATTATCGTTCTGGGAGCCACCATTGTGGGGAATCCGGAAGATACCGAAGAATCCATATGGCAGAATTTTCATTTTCTCAAGAAACTCAAGGTGGATGGGCCCCTATTTTTCAATCCTACACCACTGCCTATGACGGAACTGAGGGAGGAAACATTGAAGATGGGACTGGTGGTCAATCGCCATGATTTTTCCTGGTATATGGGAACGAAAGCAAATTCCCGCAGCTACCATCTCTCTCCCGAAGAAATCAACAGAATTGTCCTTGAGATGTATAAACGGTACCACAATTTCTTCCTTCTCGCAAAGAACAACGTTCGCAAACACTACCCACGCTATTTCTACAAGCGTCTATTGAAAGAGGGGGCAGCGAGTGCCTGGAATGGTCTTACACTAGGGCTCGGTTTTTATGATCGTGATCCCCTAAGGATCGCTCTAAAACGCGACACTAGACGAAGAGAGCAGTGGCTTCTTGGTAACCTCAACGGAAACTGCTCTTGCTTTAACTGCTCCTTCGCCCGGGGGGAAGCGGCGGTAGCAGTGTGA
- a CDS encoding aminotransferase class V-fold PLP-dependent enzyme, giving the protein MIPCQRHLFDIPDDIAYLNCAYMSPQLRSVTNAGRESTALKAFPWRITPGDFFNASDRARELCAQVMGAEAPDIAIIPAVSYGMAVAAANVDVPRDSSIVVLSEQFPSNVYPWKELAREKGANIITVPRPENWNWTTALLSAIDETMSVVAVPHCHWTDGTLIDLEKVGDRCREVDAALVLDVTQSLGVLPLPLNSVQPDFMVTAAYKWLLGPYSTGFLYVAPPHQNGRPLENNWISRINSEDFANLVNYSSEYQPGARRFDVGERSNFTLMPLAVAALEQILQWQVPRIAETLSRMTDMISKRARELDLAVSPRHLRAGHLLGLRFQQGVPEELPARLSREKVYVSVRGDCIRVSPYLYNNEGDIDRLFDVLEAVL; this is encoded by the coding sequence GTGATCCCCTGCCAGAGACACCTGTTTGATATCCCTGATGATATTGCCTACCTCAATTGTGCCTATATGTCCCCTCAGTTGCGCAGCGTCACTAACGCGGGTAGGGAAAGTACGGCCCTGAAAGCTTTTCCATGGCGTATCACGCCAGGGGATTTTTTTAATGCGTCCGATCGCGCTCGAGAATTATGTGCCCAGGTTATGGGCGCCGAAGCCCCTGATATCGCCATCATCCCTGCAGTAAGCTACGGCATGGCCGTTGCCGCTGCCAACGTTGACGTCCCCCGGGATAGCTCTATCGTGGTCCTGTCGGAACAGTTCCCATCCAATGTCTATCCCTGGAAAGAGCTGGCCCGGGAAAAGGGGGCGAACATAATCACCGTTCCGCGCCCGGAGAACTGGAACTGGACCACGGCTCTCCTTTCTGCCATCGACGAAACGATGTCCGTCGTTGCCGTGCCCCACTGTCACTGGACGGACGGGACCCTCATCGATCTTGAGAAGGTTGGTGATCGTTGCAGGGAGGTTGATGCGGCATTGGTCCTGGATGTCACCCAGTCCCTGGGTGTCCTCCCGTTACCCTTGAATTCGGTTCAGCCTGATTTCATGGTGACAGCCGCGTACAAGTGGTTATTGGGACCCTACAGCACCGGGTTCCTGTACGTCGCTCCCCCTCATCAGAATGGCCGTCCTCTTGAGAACAACTGGATCAGCCGAATAAACAGTGAGGACTTCGCAAACCTGGTTAACTATTCGAGCGAGTATCAGCCGGGAGCGAGACGTTTCGACGTGGGGGAACGAAGCAACTTTACCCTCATGCCCCTCGCGGTAGCCGCGTTAGAGCAAATCCTTCAATGGCAAGTTCCCCGCATTGCCGAGACCCTGTCACGAATGACAGATATGATCAGTAAGAGAGCCCGTGAGCTTGACCTCGCCGTATCGCCTCGGCACCTGAGGGCCGGGCACTTATTGGGGTTGCGATTCCAGCAAGGAGTGCCTGAAGAACTTCCGGCCCGCCTTTCAAGAGAGAAAGTTTACGTCAGTGTCCGGGGTGACTGCATACGCGTTTCCCCCTACCTGTATAACAACGAGGGTGATATCGATCGACTGTTTGACGTGCTTGAGGCGGTTCTCTAG
- a CDS encoding rhodanese-like domain-containing protein, with product MRAGIIAIILMGIGAFVACQTRATIGKEPVYENITPARLKERLERGEDLVLLDVRSPREFTGPLGHLEGAILIPVRELEERVGELNDYKDKEIIAYCRSGNRSRTAATLLSRHSFRVTNLLGGMKAWNASMNAPAEDQKMD from the coding sequence ATGAGAGCAGGTATTATCGCGATTATCCTGATGGGCATCGGAGCTTTTGTTGCCTGCCAGACACGCGCTACGATTGGGAAGGAACCCGTCTACGAAAACATCACGCCGGCCCGGCTGAAGGAGAGGCTGGAGAGAGGCGAAGATCTCGTGCTATTGGATGTACGGTCACCTAGGGAGTTCACGGGTCCCCTTGGCCACCTGGAGGGAGCCATTCTTATTCCTGTACGAGAATTGGAGGAGCGAGTGGGCGAGCTAAATGATTACAAGGACAAGGAGATTATCGCGTACTGCCGTAGCGGGAATCGTAGCCGGACGGCAGCCACACTTCTTTCGCGCCACAGTTTTCGTGTGACTAACCTACTAGGTGGCATGAAAGCGTGGAATGCGTCCATGAACGCTCCCGCAGAAGATCAGAAAATGGATTAG
- a CDS encoding DUF1028 domain-containing protein, which translates to MSRQILSFTCLVAVTTTVAISQEMPSRPVSTYSIVALDPETKELGVAVQSHWFSVGSVVPWAEAGVGAVATQSFVKVDYGPDGLSLMKEGMTAGEALARLLSEDEGEAVRQVAMVDIRGNVAVHTGDRCIEAAGHQGGDNYSVQANLMEKSAVWPAMAEAFESAEGDLADRMMAALEAAESEGGDIRGRQSAAMLIVNGTPTGIPWKDVVMDLRVEDHPEPLKQLKRLIRIHRAYDHANKGDQLLEKGDIESALKEYDAAARFYPENIELPFWSGVTLASSGRLDEALPIFKSVFGKDDRWRQLTPRLVKSELLPDDPEMMEAILNQ; encoded by the coding sequence ATGAGTCGACAGATTCTTTCATTCACATGCCTTGTTGCCGTGACCACCACCGTTGCCATTTCCCAGGAAATGCCTTCCCGCCCCGTGAGTACCTATTCCATTGTGGCTCTCGATCCGGAGACGAAGGAACTGGGAGTTGCGGTGCAGAGTCACTGGTTTTCTGTAGGATCCGTGGTTCCGTGGGCCGAAGCCGGAGTAGGAGCAGTGGCCACCCAGTCCTTCGTAAAGGTAGACTACGGACCTGATGGTCTGAGCCTGATGAAGGAGGGAATGACGGCTGGGGAAGCCCTGGCAAGACTCCTTTCCGAAGATGAAGGAGAGGCGGTGCGACAAGTGGCAATGGTTGATATTCGGGGTAACGTGGCGGTGCATACGGGAGACAGGTGCATCGAAGCAGCGGGCCACCAGGGTGGAGACAACTATTCCGTTCAGGCAAATCTGATGGAGAAGTCCGCCGTATGGCCCGCCATGGCAGAAGCCTTTGAATCGGCAGAAGGTGATTTGGCTGACCGGATGATGGCTGCCCTGGAGGCGGCAGAAAGTGAAGGGGGTGACATCCGGGGACGTCAATCGGCCGCTATGTTGATTGTCAACGGCACGCCCACAGGGATTCCCTGGAAAGACGTTGTGATGGATCTCAGGGTGGAGGATCACCCGGAGCCTCTGAAGCAATTAAAGCGACTGATCCGGATACACCGGGCTTATGACCATGCGAACAAGGGCGACCAGCTGTTGGAGAAGGGTGATATCGAGAGCGCCCTGAAAGAGTACGATGCGGCCGCCCGGTTCTACCCGGAGAACATAGAACTACCTTTCTGGAGCGGCGTGACGTTAGCCAGCAGCGGCCGTCTTGACGAGGCCCTTCCGATATTCAAATCCGTGTTTGGAAAAGATGACCGGTGGCGCCAACTGACCCCGAGACTGGTGAAGTCAGAGCTCCTACCTGACGACCCCGAGATGATGGAGGCCATCCTTAATCAATAG